The sequence GACGTACGCATCGCAACCTGCGGCGAGCGCCGTGGTGCCGGGGCAATCCGCGGCTGCGACTCCCGCCAGCGGAGATTATGCCGCGCTGGGCGAGCAAGACTTCAAGGCCGCGCGTTACACCGACGCCATTCGCAACTGGCAGCATGCCTTGGTCGACGACCCGCAGAACGGCGGCGCGCTGATGCTCTTGGCCCAGGCGTTGTTCGCTACCGGCCATTTCGACGAGTCGGCGGGCGCGGTGCAGCAGGCCATGCAGATGCTGCCGCAAGACAAGTGGGGCACGGTGGTGGGCAACTACGCCGAGCTTTACCGATCGCCGCAAGACTACACCAACCAGTTGCGAGCGTTGGAAGCCATGCGGAAAGACCACGACTCGCCGGCCGTGCGCTTCCTGCTGGGCTTTCACTACGGCTATCTGGGCTATCCCAAAGAGGCAGTCCGCGAGCTCGACCGCACGTTGCAAATGAACTCGCAGGACCAGGCGGCGCGTGCCTTGCGAGACCTGTTCTCCGGCAAACCGCCGGTCACGGTCCCCTCGGCGGCGGTCACGCCCGGCCGGACGACGTAATCGCTCCGCTTGAAAAACTTACAACTGCGGCCCGATCATCGCAGTGCCCGCCGCCGGTAAATCAACGGTGGCGGGCGATTTTTCGCGGGGACAGGCCGGCCTCGTGGCAATCTCAACCGTCGCGGCATGCCGTTCGCTTCTCCATTGAGACCGCTTTGGAGGCAGCGTAGGACGACAGAGGCATTAGGCGATGGGCGTTAGGCTTTAGGCACGATCTTCTACTAGTGCCCTTACGCCCAACGCCTATTGCCCAACGCCTTCAACGGTGGGCCGGCGCTCGCAAGCTCGCTGGTCCACCCTACGATTTACCAGCTCAAGGAGGTGGCCCCGTGTCAAGTCGACGGACCCAAAGTTGTCGTCTCATGCTGCTAGCGATCGTGCTGCCCGCAATTTTTGCCGTGGACCGCTGCGCCGCGGCCGAGCCGCCTTCTGCGCACGATCAGTCCCACGTGGTGCGGCGGCCGGTCATCGAGACGTCGAGCCGTGAAGAGCAGTACGTTCTCTATGAGCCGGTCACGACCTTTGTGCCGCAGCAAGTCGATCAAGGAGCGTGGGTCGATCAACAGGTGGTTCGGCCCGGGCGGACGAGCATCGAGTTGCGCTGGATGTCGGGCGGCTGGACGGTCGATCCTGCAACCGGCCGTGAATACTGGCAACTGCCGATGCTGCGCCCCGTGCGCGTGCGGCGGCCTGATACAATGGAAGTCGTCCGCGTCTGGAAACCGAACATGGTCACGCTGTCGGTGCCCAAAGTGAATTACCAACCTCGCCTGCACACTCGCCAGGTCCCCGTGCAAACGCTGCGCGTGATCGACGAGCGGCGCGTGCGCCGTTGGCCATGTCCCTGCGGCCCCGCGACGGTCGCGCCGGCCGCGGCTTCCGGGCCAGGGACGCCGCTCGGCGCACCACCGGCGTTTCCGGCTCCGTTGCCGTCGATGCCTCAGCCCAACATCGACCCGCTGGAGAAAGTGCCGGAGCCCGCGACGCTGTCGCCCAGCAAGACCGGCGAACAAAGTGGTCCGGCGCAGTGGCGCGACGCTCAACAGGACCGGGTGGCGTCAGGCAAGCAGGGCGGAAATGGGTCGGTGGACCTGCAACCACGGAACCGAGCAACATGACCGCGGCGGCCGAAAAGCGCGATCATCACTGGGCGCTGTTCACGGCGGGCGTCGTGGTGGCCGTCGTCGGCCTGCTGCTGTGGCTGGCCGCCGGAACGCTGTTCCTGATTTTTTCGGGCCTGCTGCTGGCCGTGTTTCTCAGCGGGCTGACCGACCTGGTGGCACGCTCCACGCGCTTGCGCCGCGGCCTGGCGCTGATCGCCGTTTGCACCGTGTTGCTGGCCGTACTGGGATTGATGGGTTGGTCGATGGCCTCGCGCGTGGCCGAGCAGGCCCAGCAGTTCTCGAAGCAGTTGCCGCACGCCGTCATTCACGTGCGCGAGCAATTGCAAAAGTATCCGTGGGGAAGTTGGGTGGCCGACGAATTCAAAGAGATCCGCACTTCGGCCGAAGACGGGGAGAAGGCGATCTCGCGGGCGGCGGGGGCGGCGTCGGCCGCGGTCGATACCGTCACCGGCATCGTGGTGATTCTCTTTCTGGGCGTGTTCATTTCCTTCGACCCCGATCTCTACAAGCGGTCGCTGGTGCGGCTGGTTCCGCTCGACCGTCGCCCGCGTGCCCGCGAGGTGATCGATCGCGCGGCCGGCGCTCTGTGGCGTTGGACTTTGGGCCGGTTGCTGTCGATGGCGGCGGTGGCCGTGGGCGCGACGATCGGGTTTTGGCTGATCGGCATGCCGCTGGCGTTGATGCTGGGCTTGTTCGCCGGGCTGATGAACTTCATCCCCAACCTTGGCCCGCTGATCTGGCTCGCACCGGCGATGCTCTTGGCGTTCGTGCAAAGTCCGGCCCACGCGCTGTACGTCGGCGTTCTGTTCGGGGTAGTGCAAAGCGCGGAAGGCTACCTGATCACTCCGCTGGTGCAGCAGCGGATGGTCCACCTTTCGCCGGCGATCGCCCTCAGCGTGCAAGTGACGTTCGGCGCCTTGTGGGGTTTTCCGGGCCTGGCCTTGGCCACGCCGCTGGCCGCGATGGCCCTGGTGCTGATCGAGAAGTTGTATATCGAGGACGTGTTGGGTGAGCAGGGCTCTTGTAGTAAGCACAACGAGGGGAAACGGTTCTGACGGTCGGAAAGGATTTGCCGGCGGCCGGAATCGGGTGGCGCGGGTGGTGTGGTGCCGGACTTGCCAGCCACGGCACGGTGTAGTGCTTTCTCTCAGCGCTCCGGCGCGGTATGGCCGATGGCCATTATGAATTTGCCGCCGCCCGGATGGCGGCCGGCCAGCGCACCGCCTCGGCTTACGGTCTTTCACGGATGACAACTTGCCCCCTCTCTGTCCGGCTGGCGTGTCTGACGGCAAGCTGCGCCGCTTTGTTCTCGACGTCCGGCTGCGGTAGCGACTCCCCGCCGCGCGAGGAGGCAACCTGGACAGCCGAGACTCCGCACTGTCCGGCGGCCGGACTGACGGTCTGCCCCGACCCCGATCTCGCGTCGCTCGATCGCGCGGCCTCGCCCACCATGCTGCCCGTCGCCTATCCGGCCGCGGAGCTCGATCGCCCGGCACGGTTGGCCCGGTCCTTTCCGCTCGCCAGCCCTCAAATGCCCTCGGCATCGGCGTTGACGCCGCCGATCGTGACCGAGCTGCCGCCCGCATTGCCGCTGGCCCCCCAGCCGCCCGCCCCAGGCCCGCAGTTGCTGCCGCCGGGCGAGCAACTCGCCCCGCCGGAACGACTGCCCGCCACGGCCAAGCAATCGGCGCCCCAGGCAAGCCTCACTTCGCAGACCGGACAGGCGCGACCGACTGCGACCGCGGGCGCTGCGGATCAACGGATGGGGCCGCCCGCAGCGAGGCCGGTTGCTCCGCGTCGAGCGCCACGTTCGCGGG is a genomic window of Pirellulales bacterium containing:
- a CDS encoding AI-2E family transporter; translation: MTAAAEKRDHHWALFTAGVVVAVVGLLLWLAAGTLFLIFSGLLLAVFLSGLTDLVARSTRLRRGLALIAVCTVLLAVLGLMGWSMASRVAEQAQQFSKQLPHAVIHVREQLQKYPWGSWVADEFKEIRTSAEDGEKAISRAAGAASAAVDTVTGIVVILFLGVFISFDPDLYKRSLVRLVPLDRRPRAREVIDRAAGALWRWTLGRLLSMAAVAVGATIGFWLIGMPLALMLGLFAGLMNFIPNLGPLIWLAPAMLLAFVQSPAHALYVGVLFGVVQSAEGYLITPLVQQRMVHLSPAIALSVQVTFGALWGFPGLALATPLAAMALVLIEKLYIEDVLGEQGSCSKHNEGKRF